The following coding sequences lie in one uncultured Bacteroides sp. genomic window:
- a CDS encoding transposase, with the protein MDSYPITARSLERFCHIDGDQLERQYKEHLSDFKTWEPLAHAHEWLLFPQNIGPRLSIDETSMSNGDLYTIITNKEGKGREGSLFAIVYGTKSEDIIKVLEQIPEEILSQVKEVTLDMAETMRKIVRRCFPKAMRVIDRFHVQKLACDALQEIRISHRWEAIQQETDDKEEAKGTGKRYLPIVFENGDTPKQLLARSRYLLFESANKWTKSQKIRAKILFKQYPDIKKAYSLMHSLRMIFNKNTMKDAARVSLALWYNKVEEAGFNSFNTIAATIYEHYEEILNFFVNRSTNAAAESFNAKIKAFRASLRGVVDIKFFLYRLAKIYA; encoded by the coding sequence TTGGATTCATACCCGATTACGGCCCGCTCTCTTGAGCGCTTCTGTCACATCGACGGTGACCAGCTTGAACGTCAGTATAAAGAACATCTGAGTGACTTTAAAACTTGGGAGCCTCTTGCCCACGCTCACGAATGGCTGCTTTTCCCTCAAAACATAGGTCCTCGTCTAAGCATAGATGAAACATCAATGTCTAATGGTGACCTGTATACCATTATAACAAATAAAGAGGGTAAAGGACGTGAAGGAAGTCTCTTTGCTATTGTTTATGGAACTAAATCAGAGGACATTATAAAAGTTCTGGAACAAATTCCCGAAGAGATTCTTTCTCAGGTAAAGGAAGTTACCCTTGACATGGCAGAGACCATGAGAAAAATAGTCCGCAGATGTTTTCCTAAAGCCATGAGGGTTATAGACCGTTTTCATGTTCAGAAACTAGCCTGTGATGCCTTGCAGGAGATTCGTATTTCACATCGCTGGGAAGCTATTCAACAAGAAACGGATGATAAGGAAGAAGCTAAAGGAACAGGAAAAAGATATCTGCCAATTGTTTTTGAGAATGGGGATACACCTAAACAACTATTAGCCAGAAGTCGATATTTACTGTTTGAATCTGCAAATAAATGGACTAAGAGCCAGAAAATCAGAGCAAAGATCCTTTTCAAACAATATCCTGATATAAAGAAAGCATACTCACTAATGCATTCTTTAAGAATGATTTTTAATAAAAACACAATGAAGGATGCAGCCAGAGTAAGTCTGGCTTTGTGGTATAATAAAGTTGAAGAAGCTGGTTTTAATTCCTTTAATACTATTGCTGCAACCATCTATGAACATTATGAGGAGATTCTGAATTTCTTTGTAAATCGTTCCACAAATGCCGCTGCTGAATCTTTTAATGCTAAGATTAAAGCCTTTAGAGCATCATTAAGAGGTGTAGTGGATATTAAATTCTTCCTGTATAGACTTGCAAAGATTTATGCATAG